The following proteins are encoded in a genomic region of Palaemon carinicauda isolate YSFRI2023 chromosome 19, ASM3689809v2, whole genome shotgun sequence:
- the LOC137658961 gene encoding uncharacterized protein, giving the protein MSSLIAVCKTEEIDAILLQETFLTTGTKLRIAGYNAYTTSMIGTDKGLATLVRKTIPTTRLHNPIPCGINVETLTVTLTLLNQKVDIYNIYRKINREEPGELQLTQLFAYTERPPTLISGDFNAHHPILSSPSMTNLSGDHIAFVLEEFEGVALLNTRQPTHLRGGTLDLTFVTTAIRHLTR; this is encoded by the coding sequence atgtcctccctaattgcagtatgcaaaacagagGAGATAGATGCCATCCTCTTGCAAGAAACATTCCTAACAACAGGCACAAAGCTTAGAATTGCAGGATACAATGCTTATACCACCTCAATGATAGGCACAGACAAAGGATTAGCTACACTAGTTAGaaaaacaataccaacaacaaggttacacaaccccatTCCTTGTGGTATCAATGTAGAGACACTGACAGTAACTTTAACATTACTAAACCAAAAAGTGGacatatacaacatttacagaaaaataaACAGGGAAGAACCAGGAGAACTGCAACTGACACAACTCTTTGCATACACAGAAAGACCACCAACACTTATaagtggggattttaatgcacaccaccccatattatcatccccatcaatgacaaacctTTCAGGGGACCACATAGCATTTGTCCTGGAAGAATTTGAAGGAGTCGCCCTTCTAAACACAAGGCAACCTACACACTTAAGAGGAGGCACACTAGATCTGACTTTTGTCACAACAGCAATAAGGCACCTGACTAGATGA